Part of the Halorhabdus utahensis DSM 12940 genome, GCATTGCCACGCTGGGCACGATGGCCGGCGTGCTCGTCATGCTGTACCTTGACGTCGCACTCGCGTGATCCGGTCGCAATCGCCCGCCGTCGGTCACCTGCCGAGAGTGGTCGGCCGCTTGCAGGCCGCCTCGAGTGGCGCCTCGTGCTCGATCCCCGGGAGTCGCATCGTCGCGACGGTCCCCGGCGGGTCGCCATCGCCCGACCGGAGCTGGAAGGAACCGCCGTAGCGGGTGACGATCCAGTTGACCAGCCAGAGGCCAAGCCCGCGCCCGTGGGCCAGCGGCGTCTCTTCGCCGCTCGCGATCACGTCCGTCTCCAGGTCGGGCACCCCCGGGCCGTCATCGGCGACCGTCAGCTCGATCCACTCGCCGTCGTCCCGGGCGGTGATCGTGACCTGCGTCGGCGGATCGTCGTCGTGTTCGAGGGCGTTCTCGACGAGTTCCGCGACGGCGATCCGGGTCTCGGCGCCCGCACAGATCTCCCGGTCGGTGGCGATCTCGTGAGTGAGTGTGGCTTCTGGGTGCCGATCCAGCGGGTCAGCGACGGCCTCGGCGACGACCGTCGCCGGGTCGAGGCGTTCGGGTTCCCAGGGCTGGCGCGCGAGGCGTTCGAGTCGACGGGCTCCCTCGGCCAACTCGAGGACGTCACCGACGATCGACTCGAGTTCGTCAGCCACCGCCGCGCCCGCCTCGCTCCCCCGGAGGCGATCGCTCTGACCCAGCAGCACCGTCATGTCGTTACGGAGGTTATGTCTGAGGACGCGGTTGAGCCGTTCGAGGAGCTTCTCGCCCCGCTTGCGATCGGTCACGTCGTCGTGAAAGCCAAGGACGTGGGTGACTGCCCCGGTCGCGTCGGTGATCGGCGTGGCCGTCATCCGGTTCCAGAACGGCCGACCGTCGCTCGTGTACGTGATCATTTCGACAGTGACAGTCTCGCCGCGCTCGACGTGCTCGCCGATCCGCTCGACGGTCTTCGGGTCGGTCGCCGGGCCGTGCAGGAAGCGGAACTCGGCGTCGTCGGCCTGGCTCGCGTCGTAGCCCGTCAGCCGCTCGAAGGCGTCGTTGACGTAGGTGATCGACGCGCCCGCCCCGTTGACGGTGGTGATCGTGATACCGATCTCCGCCTCGTCCATGGCCCGGGTCCGGATACGGAGCGCCTCCTCGCGGGCCTGCCGGTCGGTCACGTCGCGTGCGACACCCTGAACACCGGTCACGGTGCCGTCCTCCGTGATCGGCCGGGCGTTGATCTCGAGGGTGACCGGATCGTCGGCCGCGTCGTGGAACTGCACCTCCTGCAGCTCGACGGTCTCGCCGTCCATGAGCCGCCGGTGGAGTCGCGCCACGGTCTCGACCGCCTCGGGGGCGATAAACCGGTCGAGGGGGACCCCGACGACGCTCGCCCGATCGTAGCCCAGCACGCGCTCGATGGCCGCGGAGACGTACGTGACCGTCATGTCGCGGTCGAGCCGGAACAGGGCGTCGAAGCTCGTCTCGGCGATGCCGCGGAACCGCTCGCGCTCGGCGTCCAGGCGCTCGTTGCGCGCCGCCAGTTCCCGCGCGTGGCGACGCCGCTCCAGGGCCTGGCCGGTCAGGCGCGCGAGCAACTCCACGAACAGCTCCTCGGCCTCGGAGAACGCCGCCTCGCGAGGCTCCTTGTCGCCGAAACAGACCGTCCCGTACACCTCGTCGTCGACGACGATCTTGCACCCGATGTAGGCCCCGAGGTCGAATGTCTCGTAGGCATTCTCGCTGATCGCCGTCGAGACCGCCGCATCCTGGACGCTCAACAGTCCGTCGAGCTCGACAGTCCGCCGGCAGTAGGCTGCCTCGATCGGACAGGTCTCGCCGGGCTGCAACAGCGGGTGCTCCCCGATCGACCTGACGATCACCTGTTCGCCGTCGTCGATGCGCGAGAAGAACCCGATCGACAACCCGAGCCGTTCAGTGCCGACGACGAGGCCGTCCGCCACCGCCGACTCGACGTTCTGATCGCGGTCGGTGAACGTCTCGTAGATTCGTTCGCGCGCTGTTGCCCCATCAATCTGTGGATCGTTTCTCATCGGGCTTCCGTCTCATATGTCACTTGGACTGCCGGCCTCATAACGGTTTCAGCGGATCGGTCCGTCTACATCTGCCTGTCGAGGTACTCGGGGTGAGAGGGATGCCAGTGGCGTACCCACCGTTTCCCGGGAAGTAAAGTAGACGGTCGTCGTTACTTCGCGTGATGACCGATCGGACAGTCGGTTCGATGGACGGCAAGATCTCCCGGCGAACCTTCCTTGCGGTCGCCGGCAGCGGGGCGCTCGCAGGACTGGCAGGCTGTTTAGCGGAGGGGGGCCCAGCAACGACCGAGACGACACTCACTCTGACCGACCCGGAGACCGGCGAGACGGCCACGCCAGTCGACACCGAGGAAGTCAATATCGGTCGCATCGAGTTTTACTACTTTGAATTCTCCCTCGATGGGCCCACCGAGGTGACCTACCAGGTCGACGTCGTTCGTGGCGAGCCCGTTGACGTCTACGTCGTGACGCCCGAGGCGTACGAGATCCTGGCCGAGGAGGAGTCGGGGTTCGAGGCTATCGAGGGCAGTGTCGTCGAGGAGACGTACTCGGGGAACGAAACGGTCTCGCTGGACAGCGGCGACTACCGGTTGATCATTGCGAACGTGAACGCGGATGTCACGCCGGAAAACGCGTAAATCGGCCGGTTTCTCGGGTCGTCAGTCGTCTTCGATCAGGAACGCCCTAGCCGAACTTATACGAGACGCCGCTGCCGTTCTCGGGGTACTCCCAGACGACGTTGCCATGTGAGCAGGCCCACCGGCAACTGCCACATTCCAGGCAGTTCTCGTAGGCGATCGTCGGGACGCCCTCGTCGTCTTCGTCACGCCAGACGTTGGCGGGACAGACGGAGACGCAGTCCTGAGTGACGCACTTCTCCTCGCAGATCCCTGGCAGTTCCACATCGAGGTGGGACTCGCCGGGGTCCTCGTACTTGACGGTGTAGAGGCGGTCTTCGATCGATGGCTGTTCGACGTCGGGGGTTCCGGGTTGTGCACTCATTGGTCTAGATGAACATCTTGCGGTATTTCCAGGCTTTCTTCGCCGCACCGAGATAGCCGCCCATCGCGCCGACGAGGCGCTTGCGGGCGGATTTCGTGTGGCGGGTCTTCGGTTCGTCGTTCATCCGGAAGTAGTCGGTCTCGGCGTCGGCGATGGCCCGCGGCAGGTCGTCGAAGAGGAACTCCTTGTCCTCCGCGGCGGCGTCTAAGAACCACCCGTAGTGGTTCAGGTTGTCCATCACCCACGAGTCGGTGAGGTCGTCCTCGTAGTCGGCGAGGGCCGCGGCGTCCGTCCGGCCGGACGCCACTGCATCGGCGACCGCCTTCCCGGCGTGATACCCACTCTCGACGGCCATGTTCGTCCCTTCGAGGTGCAGGCCGTTGTTGAGCACCAGTCCGGCGGCGTCGCCGGTGATCACCGCGCCGTCGTGGACGAGGTCGGGCATTGCCTCGGGGCCACCCTCGGGGATCGCGTGAGCGGAATATTCCACCATCCGGCCGCCCTTGACCAGCGGTGCAACCGCCGGGTGGGACTTGAAGTCATCGAGCACGTCGTCGGGGGTCCGGTCGTCGTGGACGGCGTCCTCGATCGAGTAGACGACGCCGATGGCGAGCGTGCGCTTGTTCGTGTAGATGAACCCGCCGCCGACGGCATCGCCGACCGCGCCGTCGCCGAAGTAATGCATTGCCGCACCCTCCTCGTCGGTGAGGTGGAAGCGATCCTCAATCTTCTCGCGGTCGTACTTGCGGACTTCCTTCGCGGAGACCGCGACGTCTTTCCGATCTTGGGGCTTGGACAGTCCGGCCCCCTCGCTGACCAGCGAGTTAGCCCCCTCGGCGAGGACGACCGTCGGCGCGTGTAGCCGTCCGTCCGGGCGGTCGGTCTCGACGCCCGCGATGGTTCCGTCCTCGCGGACGAGATCAGTGACGGTCGTCTCGGTGAGCAGCGTCGCACCCGCCTCGACGGCCTGCTCGGCGAACCACTCGTCGAAGTCACCCCGGAGCACCATCCAGGAGTCGTTGTGCGGTTCCTCTTTCCAGGCCGCCGGCTGCATCGAGACTTCGGTCGCGTCGCCCTCCTCGCTAAGCATCGAGAAGGTCTTTTCGGCGACGAACCGTTCTTTGGGCGCGTCGTCGAAGTCCGTCAGCTCGCGGATGCGCGGGGTGAACATGATCCCGCCGAAGACGTTTTTCGTCCCGGGGGAGTTTCCCCGCTCCAGCATGATCACGTCCAGGCCCTCCTCGGCCATCGTCAGCGCGGCGGCACTCCCCGCGAGTCCCGCGCCGACGACGATCGCGTCGAACTCGCCGTCGTAGCTGGGCGTCTCGCTGGTCGGCTGGGGCATCGGCGGCCCCTCGCTCTCCTTGGGTTCGGGTTCAACGCCGGCGTCCTCGCCTGACTGAGCGTCGGTACTCATGCTGACACCTCCTGGCTATCTCCGAGTCGCTCACGGAGCAGGTCGATCAGTTCGGGCAAGACATCGGCGTAGTCGGCGACGATGCCGTAATCGGCGTTCTCGAAGATCGGCGCGTTGCCGTCGTTGTTGATGGCGATCACCGTTTCGGAGTCGTCCATCCCCTCGACGTGCTGGATTGCTCCACTGATTCCGACGGCGATGTAGAGCTTCGGGCGAACGGTCTTGCCGGTCTGGCCGACCTGGCGGGCGGGTTCGATCCAGCCCTCCTCGACGGCCTCCCGCGTGGCGGCGACCTCCCCGCCGAGCAGGTCGGCGAGTTCCCAGAGGGGATCGAAATCCCCCTCCAGCCCCATCCCGCCGGCGACGACGACTTCGGCGTCGGTGATGTCGGCCACGTCGCCGACCTCGCGTTCGAGCACTTCGGTGAGGGTTTCGTCCTCGCCGACGACGGTCTCGACGTCCTCGACCTCCCCTTCCCGGCTTTCGTCGGGCTCGGGCGTGTCGAAGACGCCGGGGCGAACGGTGGACATCTGTGGACGGTGGTTCGGGCAGATGATCGTCGCCAGGGCGTCCCCGCCGAAGGCGGGGCGGCGCATCTCGTAGCGCTCGTCGGTGATCTCCAGTTCCGTCGTGTCGGCGGTCAGGCCGGCATGAGTCGGGACGGCGACCCGACCGGCGAAGTCCCGGCCGGTGTGGGTCCCGCCGATCAGCGCGATGTCCGGCTTGCGGATCTCGACGAGGTGACGGAACTGCTCGCCGTAGGGATCGGCGCGATAGGGTTCGAAGATCGGATCGTCGGCCACGAGCACGCGGTCCGCGCCCCGGGCGATGGCTTCCTCCGGGATGTCCGTCTCCCGAATGTCCTCGCCCATGACGAGCGCGACCAGGTCCTCGTCCTTCTGGTCAGCGAGCTCCCGCCCCTTCGCGAGCAACTCCCAGGCGACCTTCGCGACCTCGCCGTCGTGCTGTTCGACGAACACCCAGACGTCGCTGTGGGCGTCGATGTCCGCGGCGTTCTCCGATTGGGCACCGGCCGCCATCTCAGAGCACCTCCGCGATGCGATCGGCGATCTCTTCGACGTCCTCGACCGTCTCCTGCTCGCGCGGAACCGGCTCGGCGGTCGCCATCCCGCCGACCTGCGTCGGCGAGACGGCCAGCCCGACCTCGTCCTCGACGCCGATGTCGGCGGCAGACCACTCGACCGGCTCGAAGTCGGTTTCGGCGTAGATCTTCCGGTGGAGCCCCGCCGTCCGGGGCTGGTTCTCGCCGAACTCCATGGCGACGACGACGGGCAACTCGGCGGCGACCCGCTCGTAGCCACCTTCGACGTCGCGTTTCGCGACCAGCTGGTCCTCGTCGGGTCGTGGTTCGAGGTCCTCGACGTAGGTGAGTTGGGCCCAGTCGTTGTGGGCGGCGATCCCCGGCGGGACCTGTCCCGTCGAGGAGTCGGTGGTTTCCTCGCCGCCGAAGACCACGTCGGCGTCGAGTTCATCGGCTGCCCGGGCCAGCGCGAGACTCGTCGGCCAGGTGTCGCTGCCGCCGAAGGCCCGATCGGTCAGCAACACGGCGTCGTCGGCACCCATCGCGACAGCCCCACGAAGGACTTCGTGGGCACTTGCCGGCCCCATTGTGAGGGCCGTGACCGTGCCGCCGACTTCGTCACGGACCTCCAGGGCCGCCTCGACGGCGTTGTAGTCCGGCGCGTTCATGACTGCCTCGGCGTCAGCCCGGTTGAGGATCCCCGTGTCGGGATCGATCGATACCTCCGCGGCATCAGGCACTTGCTTGACACAGACGACGATGTTCCAGCCGTCGGTCATCGTTGCTTTGACCCCCTATATAGTGGGCTTGCGATTCGGTTCACACCGGGAGAAG contains:
- a CDS encoding PAS domain S-box protein; amino-acid sequence: MRNDPQIDGATARERIYETFTDRDQNVESAVADGLVVGTERLGLSIGFFSRIDDGEQVIVRSIGEHPLLQPGETCPIEAAYCRRTVELDGLLSVQDAAVSTAISENAYETFDLGAYIGCKIVVDDEVYGTVCFGDKEPREAAFSEAEELFVELLARLTGQALERRRHARELAARNERLDAERERFRGIAETSFDALFRLDRDMTVTYVSAAIERVLGYDRASVVGVPLDRFIAPEAVETVARLHRRLMDGETVELQEVQFHDAADDPVTLEINARPITEDGTVTGVQGVARDVTDRQAREEALRIRTRAMDEAEIGITITTVNGAGASITYVNDAFERLTGYDASQADDAEFRFLHGPATDPKTVERIGEHVERGETVTVEMITYTSDGRPFWNRMTATPITDATGAVTHVLGFHDDVTDRKRGEKLLERLNRVLRHNLRNDMTVLLGQSDRLRGSEAGAAVADELESIVGDVLELAEGARRLERLARQPWEPERLDPATVVAEAVADPLDRHPEATLTHEIATDREICAGAETRIAVAELVENALEHDDDPPTQVTITARDDGEWIELTVADDGPGVPDLETDVIASGEETPLAHGRGLGLWLVNWIVTRYGGSFQLRSGDGDPPGTVATMRLPGIEHEAPLEAACKRPTTLGR
- a CDS encoding twin-arginine translocation signal domain-containing protein gives rise to the protein MTDRTVGSMDGKISRRTFLAVAGSGALAGLAGCLAEGGPATTETTLTLTDPETGETATPVDTEEVNIGRIEFYYFEFSLDGPTEVTYQVDVVRGEPVDVYVVTPEAYEILAEEESGFEAIEGSVVEETYSGNETVSLDSGDYRLIIANVNADVTPENA
- a CDS encoding ferredoxin family protein, which encodes MSAQPGTPDVEQPSIEDRLYTVKYEDPGESHLDVELPGICEEKCVTQDCVSVCPANVWRDEDDEGVPTIAYENCLECGSCRWACSHGNVVWEYPENGSGVSYKFG
- a CDS encoding FAD-dependent oxidoreductase, with the protein product MPQPTSETPSYDGEFDAIVVGAGLAGSAAALTMAEEGLDVIMLERGNSPGTKNVFGGIMFTPRIRELTDFDDAPKERFVAEKTFSMLSEEGDATEVSMQPAAWKEEPHNDSWMVLRGDFDEWFAEQAVEAGATLLTETTVTDLVREDGTIAGVETDRPDGRLHAPTVVLAEGANSLVSEGAGLSKPQDRKDVAVSAKEVRKYDREKIEDRFHLTDEEGAAMHYFGDGAVGDAVGGGFIYTNKRTLAIGVVYSIEDAVHDDRTPDDVLDDFKSHPAVAPLVKGGRMVEYSAHAIPEGGPEAMPDLVHDGAVITGDAAGLVLNNGLHLEGTNMAVESGYHAGKAVADAVASGRTDAAALADYEDDLTDSWVMDNLNHYGWFLDAAAEDKEFLFDDLPRAIADAETDYFRMNDEPKTRHTKSARKRLVGAMGGYLGAAKKAWKYRKMFI
- a CDS encoding electron transfer flavoprotein subunit alpha/FixB family protein is translated as MAAGAQSENAADIDAHSDVWVFVEQHDGEVAKVAWELLAKGRELADQKDEDLVALVMGEDIRETDIPEEAIARGADRVLVADDPIFEPYRADPYGEQFRHLVEIRKPDIALIGGTHTGRDFAGRVAVPTHAGLTADTTELEITDERYEMRRPAFGGDALATIICPNHRPQMSTVRPGVFDTPEPDESREGEVEDVETVVGEDETLTEVLEREVGDVADITDAEVVVAGGMGLEGDFDPLWELADLLGGEVAATREAVEEGWIEPARQVGQTGKTVRPKLYIAVGISGAIQHVEGMDDSETVIAINNDGNAPIFENADYGIVADYADVLPELIDLLRERLGDSQEVSA
- a CDS encoding electron transfer flavoprotein subunit beta/FixA family protein, with the translated sequence MTDGWNIVVCVKQVPDAAEVSIDPDTGILNRADAEAVMNAPDYNAVEAALEVRDEVGGTVTALTMGPASAHEVLRGAVAMGADDAVLLTDRAFGGSDTWPTSLALARAADELDADVVFGGEETTDSSTGQVPPGIAAHNDWAQLTYVEDLEPRPDEDQLVAKRDVEGGYERVAAELPVVVAMEFGENQPRTAGLHRKIYAETDFEPVEWSAADIGVEDEVGLAVSPTQVGGMATAEPVPREQETVEDVEEIADRIAEVL